From Salinibacterium sp. ZJ450, one genomic window encodes:
- the sdhA gene encoding succinate dehydrogenase flavoprotein subunit codes for MPEFEDGSIVDGVHYHQFDIVIVGAGGAGMRAAIEAGPQAKTAVISKLYPTRSHTGAAQGGMAAALANVEEDSWEWHTFDTVKGGDYLVDQDAAEILAKEAIDAVLDLENMGLPFNRTPDGKIDQRRFGGHTADHGKTPVRRACYAADRTGHMILQTLYQNCVKHGINFFNEYYVLDLVMNDDKPAGVVAYELSTGTIHVFQAKAVIFATGGFGKIFKTTSNAHTLTGDGVGIIWRKGLPLEDMEFFQFHPTGLAGLGILLTEGARGEGAILRNASGERFMERYAPTIKDLAPRDIVARCMVQEVAEGRGAGPNKDYVYLDCTHLGAEVLETKLPDITEFARTYLGVDPVTEPVPVMPTAHYAMGGIPTNVNAEVLSDNTTVVPGLYAAGECACVSVHGSNRLGTNSLLDINVFGKRAGNNAVEYVRTADWVELPEDPSRDVREWLQRMRDSTGTERVAVLRKELQDSMDRNAQVFRTDESLAEVTDVIHNLRERYQHVSVQDKGQRFNTDLLEAVELGFLLDLAEVVVFSARNRLESRGGHMRDDYPNRDDENYMKHTMAYLTGDRRSADAGDHIRLDWKPVVITRYQPMERKY; via the coding sequence ATGCCTGAATTCGAAGACGGATCGATCGTCGACGGGGTTCACTACCACCAATTCGACATCGTCATCGTGGGCGCCGGCGGTGCCGGCATGCGCGCCGCCATCGAGGCAGGGCCTCAGGCAAAGACCGCAGTGATCTCGAAGCTGTACCCCACCCGCTCGCACACTGGTGCGGCGCAGGGCGGCATGGCTGCGGCGCTCGCCAACGTCGAGGAAGACAGCTGGGAATGGCACACCTTCGACACCGTCAAGGGCGGCGACTACCTGGTTGACCAGGATGCCGCGGAGATCCTGGCGAAGGAAGCCATCGACGCCGTTCTCGACCTGGAGAACATGGGCCTGCCGTTCAACCGCACGCCGGACGGCAAGATCGACCAGCGCCGCTTCGGCGGGCACACCGCCGATCATGGCAAGACCCCGGTGCGCCGGGCCTGCTACGCCGCCGACCGCACGGGTCACATGATCCTGCAGACCCTGTACCAGAACTGCGTCAAGCACGGCATCAACTTCTTCAACGAGTACTACGTGCTCGACCTGGTGATGAACGACGACAAGCCCGCCGGCGTGGTCGCCTACGAGCTGTCCACCGGAACGATCCACGTCTTCCAGGCCAAGGCCGTGATCTTCGCGACCGGCGGCTTCGGAAAGATCTTCAAGACCACCTCGAACGCGCACACCTTGACCGGTGACGGAGTCGGCATCATCTGGCGCAAGGGCCTCCCGCTGGAGGACATGGAGTTCTTCCAGTTCCACCCGACCGGCCTCGCCGGTCTCGGCATCCTGCTCACCGAGGGCGCCCGCGGTGAGGGCGCGATCCTGCGTAACGCCAGCGGCGAGCGGTTCATGGAGCGGTACGCGCCGACCATCAAGGACCTCGCTCCCCGTGACATCGTCGCGCGCTGCATGGTGCAGGAGGTCGCGGAGGGACGCGGCGCCGGCCCCAACAAGGACTACGTCTACCTCGACTGCACCCACCTGGGCGCCGAGGTGCTCGAGACGAAGCTTCCGGACATCACCGAGTTCGCTCGCACCTACCTGGGTGTCGACCCGGTGACCGAGCCGGTTCCCGTGATGCCGACCGCGCACTACGCGATGGGCGGCATCCCGACCAACGTCAACGCAGAGGTGCTCAGCGACAACACCACCGTGGTGCCCGGTCTCTACGCCGCCGGTGAATGCGCCTGCGTCTCGGTGCACGGCTCCAACCGCCTCGGCACCAACTCGCTGCTCGACATCAACGTGTTCGGCAAGCGCGCCGGCAACAACGCCGTCGAGTACGTGCGCACCGCCGACTGGGTGGAACTGCCCGAAGACCCCTCGCGCGACGTGCGAGAGTGGCTGCAGCGGATGCGCGACTCCACCGGAACCGAGCGCGTCGCCGTGCTGCGCAAGGAACTGCAGGACTCGATGGACCGCAATGCTCAGGTGTTCCGCACCGACGAGTCGCTGGCCGAGGTCACCGATGTCATCCACAACCTGCGCGAGCGTTACCAGCACGTGTCGGTGCAGGACAAGGGCCAGCGGTTCAACACCGACCTGCTCGAGGCCGTCGAACTCGGCTTCCTGCTCGACCTTGCCGAGGTCGTCGTGTTCTCGGCGCGCAACCGGCTGGAATCGCGCGGCGGTCACATGCGGGATGACTACCCCAACCGTGACGACGAGAATTACATGAAGCACACCATGGCCTACCTGACCGGCGACCGACGGTCGGCGGATGCCGGTGACCACATTCGTCTTGACTGGAAGCCCGTGGTGATCACCCGCTACCAGCCCATGGAAAGGAAGTACTAG
- the sdhD gene encoding succinate dehydrogenase, hydrophobic membrane anchor protein, translating into MSTAIETPRSARPARRKGVNWEKWGWLYMRVSGVVLVVLIFGHLFVNLMVGDGVKAIDFAFVGGKLSDPFWKVWDTLLLWLALIHGANGMRTIINDYTRNETVRRILVWAVAASAIVLIILGTLVIYTFDPCPAGQPADLLPSFCGDL; encoded by the coding sequence ATGTCAACCGCAATCGAAACTCCCCGTTCCGCTCGCCCGGCACGCCGTAAGGGCGTGAACTGGGAAAAGTGGGGCTGGCTCTACATGCGCGTCTCCGGCGTGGTGCTGGTCGTGCTGATCTTCGGCCACCTGTTCGTCAACCTGATGGTCGGCGACGGCGTCAAGGCCATCGACTTCGCCTTCGTCGGCGGCAAGCTCTCCGACCCGTTCTGGAAGGTGTGGGACACGCTGCTGCTGTGGCTCGCGCTCATTCACGGCGCCAACGGCATGCGCACCATCATCAACGACTACACGCGCAACGAGACGGTGCGCCGCATCCTCGTCTGGGCTGTCGCCGCGTCGGCCATCGTGCTGATCATCCTCGGCACCCTCGTCATTTACACCTTCGACCCCTGCCCGGCTGGCCAGCCGGCCGACCTGCTGCCTAGCTTCTGTGGAGATCTTTAA